One Purpureocillium takamizusanense chromosome 1, complete sequence genomic window carries:
- a CDS encoding uncharacterized protein (COG:S~EggNog:ENOG503PZT6), which translates to MLASDHYCLTAPSKEIRLLDLLPGTVTGMLSGRLRRVPIDKTPPFVSISHVWGQEKAEAFMHLESGCGNKDVPVSRNLESLLLSLLCHDSNTLPQLWDNGSMLPMWIDMACINQVDVSEKASQIPLMRHIYSQAKWVIIWINESDSRLLYAFHYLRRLLKDRPLVSEAQPWTMFDPIGWDALKRLLSCDWFHRRWVVQEAVIPRQAVFLCGSDTMTMDDLLHGVDIACSALIARPKDMKVLKTATIGSIRPILVMKDLKRAFHTKSSHPRLLWLLENLRLSETTIAHDQVYGLLALCNPEESMSNPIRYDLEPEEAFRTSIETHARLYNNLDFLGLCTPAQRDGIEVKGLHRTFRGPSWVPNWCSARLRRCLGLHGVNHKDIFNASGSMPVHFEFNGGELTVSGILIDRITTLGSFCNESRHAELSDPNSTLFQQYFDFWTKSATYGNNMPYPVTADRAEAIASTLSLFGVFLDPVPPPAIVPTMFYQWCKESRLGERLASLGLRSKLVEGCERSFVRMKRLLSWQPFTTEKGYIGLAREQCVAGDEIWVVAGCSVPLVLSSSSHDQGGKMEVKGEVFIDKIMFGETFAGSTESVLSPSIVTLI; encoded by the coding sequence ATGCTTGCCTCGGATCATTACTGTCTCACTGCACCATCCAAGGAGATTCGTCTCCTGGATCTCTTACCTGGGACTGTCACCGGAATGCTGTCTGGTCGGCTGAGGCGTGTGCCTATCGACAAGACGCCTCCTTTTGTGTCGATATCTCATGTGTGGGGTCAAGAAAAGGCTGAGGCTTTCATGCATCTTGAATCAGGATGCGGAAACAAAGACGTGCCGGTTTCGAGAAACCTCGAGTCTTTACTTCTTTCTCTCCTCTGCCACGACTCGAACACCTTGCCCCAACTATGGGACAATGGCTCCATGCTGCCGATGTGGATAGACATGGCCTGTATCAATCAGGTGGATGTCAGCGAGAAAGCATCTCAAATCCCACTTATGCGACACATATACTCCCAAGCAAAGTGGGTCATCATCTGGATCAACGAGTCGGACAGTCGCCTTCTCTATGCCTTCCATTACCTGCGGCGGCTATTGAAGGACAGACCGCTTGTGAGCGAGGCTCAACCTTGGACAATGTTTGACCCAATCGGCTGGGATGCTCTCAAGCGCCTGCTCTCCTGCGACTGGTTCCACCGGAGATGGGTTGTCCAGGAAGCAGTCATTCCCAGACAGGCAGTCTTCCTCTGTGGTTCGGATacgatgacgatggatgATTTATTACATGGGGTAGACATTGCTTGCAGCGCACTGATTGCCCGGCCCAAGGACATGAAGGTATTGAAGACCGCCACTATTGGGTCAATCAGGCCGATTCTCGTTATGAAAGATCTAAAACGAGCGTTCCACACCAAGTCAAGCCATCCGAGACTACTATGGTTGCTCGAAAATCTACGCCTCAGCGAAACTACCATTGCACATGACCAAGTCTACGGACTACTAGCACTTTGTAACCCCGAAGAGTCCATGTCTAATCCCATCCGGTACGACCTTGAACCAGAGGAAGCCTTTAGAACCTCTATTGAAACACACGCTCGCCTATACAATAACCTCGACTTTCTTGGACTCTGTACCCCAGCTCAAAGGGATGGCATCGAAGTCAAAGGGCTTCATCGGACATTTCGGGGCCCATCCTGGGTGCCAAATTGGTGTTCGGCTCGTCTCCGACGTTGCTTAGGCCTCCACGGAGTGAACCATAAGGACATTTTCAACGCTTCAGGCTCGATGCCTGTGCACTTCGAGTTCAACGGAGGTGAATTGACTGTTTCAGGAATACTCATCGACAGAATCACGACGCTTGGAAGCTTCTGTAACGAAAGTCGGCACGCCGAGTTATCAGACCCGAACTCGACGCTTTTTCAGCAGTATTTCGACTTTTGGACGAAGTCAGCCACCTATGGGAATAATATGCCGTATCCCGTCACTGCGGATCGAGCTGAAGCAATCGCGAGCACGCTGAGCCTATTCGGCGTTTTCCTAGACCCGGTGCCTCCACCGGCAATCGTTCCCACCATGTTTTATCAATGGTGTAAAGAGTCGCGTTTGGGCGAGCGGTTGGCGTCGCTTGGCCTCAGATCCAAGCTAGTGGAAGGATGCGAACGATCGTTCGTCAGAATGAAACGTCTCTTATCTTGGCAGCCATTCACGACTGAGAAGGGATACATCGGACTTGCGAGGGAACAATGCGTGGCTGGCGATGAGATATGGGTGGTTGCCGGTTGCAGCGTTCCACTTGTTCTGTCATCGAGTAGCCACGATCAAGGGGGTAAAATGGAGGTAAAGGGGGAGGTATTTATTGACAAGATCATGTTTGGCGAGACGTTCGCGGGCTCTACAGAGAGTGTTCTGAGTCCTAGCATCGTGACTCTCATATAA